From the Castor canadensis chromosome 9, mCasCan1.hap1v2, whole genome shotgun sequence genome, one window contains:
- the Cisd2 gene encoding CDGSH iron-sulfur domain-containing protein 2, with amino-acid sequence MVLESVARIVKVQLPAYLKQLPVPESITGFARLTVSEWLRLLPFLGVLALLGYLAVRPFLQKKKQQKDSLINLKIQKENPKVVNEINIEDLCLTKAAYCRCWRSKTFPACDGSHNKHNELTGDNVGPLILKKKEV; translated from the exons ATGGTGCTGGAGAGCGTGGCTCGCATCGTGAAGGTACAGCTCCCGGCTTATCTGAAGCAGCTCCCAGTCCCAGAGAGCATTACCGGCTTCGCCCGACTCACAG TTTCAGAATGGCTTCGGTTATTGCCTTTCCTTGGTGTACTCGCTCTTCTTGGCTACCTTGCAGTTCGTCCATTCCTCCAgaagaaaaaacaacagaaagataGCTTGATTAAtcttaaaatacaaaaggaaaatccCAAAGTGGTGAATGAAATAAACATTGAAGATTTGTGCCTTACTAAAGCAGCTTATTGTAGGTGTTGGCGTTCTAAGACG tttcctGCCTGTGATGGTTCCCATAACAAGCATAATGAATTGACAGGAGATAATGTGGGTCCACTCat